A part of Odontesthes bonariensis isolate fOdoBon6 chromosome 23, fOdoBon6.hap1, whole genome shotgun sequence genomic DNA contains:
- the LOC142373705 gene encoding leukocyte cell-derived chemotaxin-2-like has product MRSIIVLLAVLWVCDGVKFGQLCNGNPNNRRRTSDSFGQGHYGARRNGKLHEGLDIVCQDGSAVYAPFDVTLQGKLIVYNDPRKAAIDEGINLRGEGLCFKLFYVRPDRTSGSVRKGERIGTMLPMQTVYPGITSHVHVQMCDKSDPTSYF; this is encoded by the exons atgaggagcatcATCGTTTTACTGG CTGTGCTGTGGGTGTGTGACGGCGTTAAGTTCGGTCAGCTCTGCAACGGGAACCCGAACAACAGAAGAAGGACGTCGGACAGCTTTGGCCAGGGACACTACGGAGCCAGACG GAATGGCAAACTCCACGAAGGGCTGGACATCGTGTGCCAAGACGGGTCGGCCGTCTACGCTCCGTTTGATGTGACGCTACAGGGAAAACTCATCGTCTACAACGATCCCAGAAAGGCGGCCATCGATGAGGGAATCAACCTGAGAGGAGAGG GTCTGTGTTTCAAACTGTTCTACGTGAGGCCGGACCGAACCTCTGGGTCAGTGAGGAAGGGGGAGAGGATCGGAACCATGCTGCCCATGCAGACAGTTTACCCAGGAATCACCTCACATGTTCATGTCCAGATGTGTGACAAGAGTGACCCCACAAGTTACTTCTGA